The Hymenobacter sp. DG01 genome has a segment encoding these proteins:
- the cdaA gene encoding diadenylate cyclase CdaA produces the protein MIGAFTIGFLRIGWIDVVDVLLVTALFYQLYKLLTGSVALKVFLGFMSLYLFYLVVKALGMELLTSILGQFMSVGVLAGIILFQQEIRRFLLNVGKATSFGNRLRVFPWRREQTQERMNVTPFIEAAKSLAGKQTGALIAFSMASDLKFFADSGDLIDATVSKRLLMSIFNKTSPLHDGAVIISNGRIKAARCILPVSENPDVPASMGLRHRAAIGLTEVTDAIVLVVSEETSQISLVRGGEVFRNLAPADLRARLNEFLFDAAPRPTPSAGSKAEVAA, from the coding sequence GTGATTGGCGCTTTCACCATCGGCTTCCTGCGCATTGGCTGGATAGACGTCGTGGACGTGCTACTGGTCACGGCCTTGTTTTACCAGCTCTATAAGCTGCTGACAGGGAGCGTGGCCCTGAAAGTATTTCTGGGCTTTATGTCGCTCTACCTGTTTTATCTGGTAGTGAAGGCCCTGGGCATGGAGCTGCTGACCAGCATCTTGGGGCAGTTTATGAGCGTGGGGGTGTTAGCGGGCATCATCCTTTTCCAGCAGGAAATCAGGCGGTTTTTGCTAAATGTGGGCAAGGCTACCTCCTTCGGCAACCGCCTGCGCGTGTTTCCGTGGCGGCGCGAGCAAACCCAGGAGCGCATGAACGTCACGCCGTTTATTGAGGCGGCCAAAAGTCTGGCCGGCAAGCAGACCGGGGCCCTCATTGCCTTCAGCATGGCCTCCGACCTGAAGTTCTTCGCCGACTCCGGCGACCTGATCGACGCCACCGTGAGCAAGCGCCTGCTCATGAGCATCTTCAACAAAACCAGCCCTCTGCACGATGGGGCCGTTATCATCAGCAACGGCCGCATTAAGGCCGCCCGCTGCATTCTACCCGTCAGCGAAAACCCCGATGTACCGGCTTCTATGGGGTTGCGCCACCGCGCCGCCATCGGCCTCACCGAAGTTACCGACGCCATTGTACTGGTAGTCAGCGAGGAAACCAGCCAGATTTCCTTAGTACGCGGGGGCGAAGTGTTCCGCAACCTCGCCCCCGCCGACCTCCGCGCCCGCCTCAATGAATTTCTGTTTGACGCTGCCCCCCGCCCTACCCCCTCGGCCGGGTCAAAGGCCGAGGTAGCGGCGTAA
- the folP gene encoding dihydropteroate synthase, whose amino-acid sequence MLLQAPQDTCFSPRLTLRCPGGRVLDLRQPQVIGILNLTPDSFFAGNRMGSEDELLHRAEQMLQAGAAVLDLGGYSSRPGAEHIPIDEEKRRLLPAVEAVRREFPQAFLSVDTFRAEVATEAIAAGADILNDISGGTLDEEMLPTAGRLGVPYILMHMRGTPQTMTQHTHYEGDMVLELVRYFRDKLALLRQHGVVDVVLDPGFGFAKTPAQSHELLRRLPELQVLGLPILAGLSRKSMVYKPLGLTPEAALTGTIAVNTLAVLNGARLLRVHDVAEAVQTIQLVSNTFSLPPAS is encoded by the coding sequence ATGCTCCTCCAGGCCCCGCAAGATACGTGCTTTTCCCCGAGGCTAACTCTGCGCTGCCCCGGCGGGCGGGTGCTGGATCTGCGCCAGCCCCAGGTGATAGGCATCCTGAACCTGACGCCTGATTCGTTCTTTGCGGGCAACCGCATGGGTAGCGAAGACGAGCTATTGCACCGGGCCGAGCAGATGCTGCAAGCCGGGGCCGCCGTGCTGGATTTAGGCGGCTACTCTTCCCGCCCCGGTGCCGAGCATATTCCTATAGACGAGGAAAAGCGCCGCCTGCTGCCCGCCGTAGAAGCCGTGCGTCGGGAGTTTCCGCAAGCCTTTCTCTCCGTGGACACCTTCCGGGCTGAGGTAGCTACCGAGGCCATAGCCGCTGGCGCCGACATCCTTAACGACATCAGCGGGGGCACTCTGGATGAGGAGATGCTACCCACCGCCGGCCGCCTGGGCGTGCCCTACATCCTGATGCACATGCGCGGCACACCCCAAACCATGACCCAGCACACCCACTACGAGGGCGACATGGTGCTGGAGCTGGTGCGCTACTTCCGCGACAAGCTGGCTTTGCTGCGCCAGCACGGGGTAGTGGATGTGGTGCTGGACCCCGGCTTCGGGTTTGCCAAAACCCCAGCCCAAAGCCACGAGCTGCTGCGGCGGCTGCCGGAGCTGCAGGTGCTGGGCCTGCCTATTCTGGCAGGCCTCTCGCGGAAAAGCATGGTGTATAAGCCCCTGGGCCTGACGCCGGAGGCCGCCCTCACCGGCACCATTGCCGTGAATACCCTAGCCGTGCTCAACGGGGCCCGGCTGCTGCGCGTACATGATGTTGCGGAAGCAGTCCAGACTATTCAGCTCGTTTCGAACACCTTTTCCCTACCCCCTGCTTCGTGA
- a CDS encoding DUF1599 domain-containing protein, translating to MENQTQHEYDRVIARCRQLFLAKTHDYGTAWRIMRLPSVTDQIYIKAQRIRSIQEKGTQLVADGVEEEFVAIINYCIIALMQLGLPAEAPLELEPAAVALAYDEQVAENRRLLFAKNHDYGEAWRQMRIESITDIILMKLHRTKQIEDLGGLTRVSEGVEANYRDMLNYAVFVLIKMGFADVEGGSRIVG from the coding sequence TTGGAGAATCAAACCCAGCACGAATACGACCGGGTCATTGCGCGGTGCCGCCAGCTGTTTCTGGCTAAAACTCACGACTATGGCACGGCCTGGCGCATTATGCGCCTACCCTCCGTTACCGACCAAATCTATATTAAGGCCCAGCGCATCCGCAGCATTCAGGAAAAAGGCACGCAGCTGGTTGCCGATGGGGTAGAGGAGGAGTTCGTGGCCATCATCAACTACTGCATCATTGCCCTCATGCAGCTTGGGCTGCCCGCTGAAGCTCCGCTGGAACTGGAACCGGCCGCCGTGGCCCTGGCCTACGATGAGCAGGTAGCCGAAAACCGCCGCTTGCTGTTCGCCAAAAACCACGATTATGGCGAAGCCTGGCGGCAGATGCGCATTGAAAGCATCACCGACATTATTCTGATGAAGCTGCACCGCACCAAGCAGATTGAGGACCTGGGCGGCCTGACCCGCGTATCGGAAGGCGTGGAGGCCAACTACCGCGACATGCTGAACTACGCCGTGTTTGTGCTAATTAAGATGGGGTTTGCCGATGTTGAAGGGGGTAGCAGAATAGTTGGGTAA
- a CDS encoding BT_3928 family protein produces MKQLTRICWLLLGVVFIFSGLVKLNDPVGTALKLEEYFEVFSKDFGSFFEIFIPYSRTLSIFLSSLEVVLGVAVLLRWMLRQTLWVLLALLVFFGFLTFYSAAFNKVTDCGCFGDFIKLTPWTSFAKDLFLLLLWAVVFYNQRYLRRVFAKGTLGVMYITLASAVAIGIGVRALGHLPYFDFLPYKEGNDIAKLMKPQEQAKYQYVMERNGETKTFTEYPTDSTWKYKSMEVLNPLTSKPVITDFAIFDAEGKDHTQEVLTGNKLLLIVQSATTADRDRFKDITQLMEAAAKSRKQIRPLIVTSSSPQDFDAFRHDVNLPGTYYFADATVLKSMIRSNPGFIVLQNGVVKGKFHYHDIPDASKLETLL; encoded by the coding sequence ATGAAACAACTTACCCGTATTTGCTGGCTGCTGCTGGGCGTCGTGTTTATCTTCTCGGGGCTGGTCAAGCTCAACGACCCCGTTGGGACGGCCCTGAAGCTGGAAGAATATTTCGAGGTTTTCTCGAAGGACTTCGGCTCTTTCTTTGAAATCTTTATCCCGTATTCCCGCACCCTGAGCATCTTCTTGAGTTCCTTGGAGGTAGTGCTGGGGGTTGCCGTGCTGCTGCGCTGGATGCTGCGGCAAACCCTGTGGGTGCTGCTGGCCCTGCTGGTGTTCTTCGGGTTCCTGACTTTCTACTCGGCGGCCTTCAACAAGGTAACTGACTGCGGCTGCTTCGGCGACTTTATCAAGCTCACGCCCTGGACCTCGTTTGCCAAGGACCTGTTCCTGCTGCTGCTCTGGGCCGTGGTGTTTTATAACCAGCGCTACCTGCGCCGGGTGTTTGCCAAGGGCACGCTGGGCGTGATGTACATTACGCTGGCTTCGGCCGTGGCTATTGGCATTGGGGTACGCGCCCTGGGCCACCTGCCCTACTTCGATTTCCTGCCTTACAAGGAGGGCAACGACATTGCCAAGCTGATGAAGCCCCAGGAGCAGGCCAAGTATCAGTACGTGATGGAGCGCAACGGCGAAACCAAGACCTTCACGGAGTACCCTACTGACTCGACCTGGAAGTACAAGAGCATGGAGGTGCTAAACCCCCTGACGTCTAAGCCTGTCATTACGGACTTTGCCATTTTCGATGCGGAAGGGAAAGACCATACCCAGGAGGTGCTGACGGGTAACAAGCTGCTGCTGATTGTGCAGAGCGCCACCACCGCCGACCGGGACCGGTTCAAGGACATCACGCAACTGATGGAGGCCGCAGCCAAGTCGCGCAAGCAAATCCGGCCGCTCATCGTCACGAGCAGCAGCCCGCAGGATTTCGACGCTTTCCGCCACGATGTAAACCTGCCGGGTACCTACTACTTCGCCGATGCTACCGTGCTGAAGTCTATGATTCGCTCGAACCCCGGCTTTATTGTGCTGCAGAACGGGGTAGTAAAAGGCAAGTTCCACTACCACGACATTCCCGACGCTAGCAAGCTCGAAACGCTGCTGTAA
- a CDS encoding ABC transporter permease codes for MLGFILSRLWQGVLVLVGVALTVFFLFQVLPGDPVALLAGQRSDAATRAAIAADLGLDQPLPGQLLGYLNDVSPVGVHPRDSAGVAKYGGVQVLPLGAEQSLVLKTPYLRRSFQSNKEVLSILLDHFTGTLWLALAAMLLAAVLGIGLGVVAALKPHSWLDRALVSTSVLGISVPSFVAAILIAMTFGFYWSSWTGLNLTGQLYETDPFSGRHLVLKNLLLPAFALGIRPLAVIVQLTRSSMLDVMSQDYIRTARAKGLSGYRTVVGHALKNALNPVITAVSGWLASLMAGAFFIEYIFNWKGLGTVTLRAVENLDFPVVMGATIFIAALFVLVNIVVDVLYAVLDPRVKLSA; via the coding sequence ATGCTAGGTTTTATTCTGAGCCGTTTGTGGCAGGGCGTGCTGGTGCTGGTGGGGGTTGCCCTCACGGTGTTCTTCCTGTTTCAAGTGTTGCCCGGCGACCCGGTTGCCCTGCTGGCCGGCCAACGCTCCGACGCCGCCACCCGCGCCGCCATTGCCGCCGACCTGGGCCTCGACCAGCCCCTGCCGGGCCAACTGCTGGGCTACCTCAACGACGTGTCGCCGGTGGGCGTGCACCCGCGCGACTCGGCGGGGGTAGCGAAATACGGCGGCGTGCAGGTCCTACCCCTCGGCGCGGAGCAAAGCCTGGTGCTGAAGACGCCCTACCTGCGCCGGTCCTTTCAAAGTAACAAAGAGGTGCTCAGCATCCTGCTCGACCACTTCACCGGCACCCTGTGGCTGGCTTTGGCCGCTATGCTGCTGGCGGCGGTGTTGGGCATCGGGCTGGGGGTAGTAGCTGCCCTTAAGCCGCACTCCTGGCTCGATCGGGCGTTGGTATCTACTTCGGTACTGGGTATTTCGGTGCCTTCCTTCGTGGCGGCCATCCTGATTGCTATGACGTTTGGGTTTTACTGGAGCTCTTGGACGGGCCTCAACCTGACCGGGCAGCTCTACGAAACCGACCCCTTCTCGGGACGCCATCTGGTCCTGAAAAACCTGCTGCTGCCGGCCTTTGCCCTCGGCATCCGGCCCCTGGCCGTTATTGTGCAGCTTACCCGCTCCTCCATGCTGGATGTGATGAGCCAGGACTACATCCGCACGGCCCGCGCCAAAGGCCTTTCGGGCTACCGCACGGTGGTAGGCCACGCCCTCAAAAACGCCCTGAACCCGGTAATTACGGCCGTGTCGGGCTGGCTGGCTTCTCTGATGGCCGGGGCGTTTTTTATCGAGTACATTTTCAACTGGAAGGGCCTGGGAACCGTTACGCTACGGGCCGTCGAGAACCTCGATTTTCCGGTGGTTATGGGCGCTACCATCTTTATTGCGGCCCTGTTCGTGCTCGTCAATATTGTGGTCGATGTGCTCTACGCCGTGCTTGACCCGCGGGTAAAGCTTTCTGCTTAA
- a CDS encoding shikimate kinase produces the protein MSDNLLPFSLTSTHPGQPAGVGRLFLIGMPGAGKTTLGRGLATAYQLPFLDLDEEIVRREQRSVSEIFAQDGEEYFRQREADVLREVVAAYPSLVLATGGGTPCFHHNLEVLLETGLTLYLAVPVEELVRRLQAVAASRPLLASLPDAAGLELRLRETLAARQRFYDRAPLRCTAPTCSLEAVQQLVARYNALA, from the coding sequence ATGTCCGATAACCTTCTACCTTTCTCACTTACCTCAACCCATCCTGGCCAGCCGGCCGGGGTGGGTCGTTTGTTTCTTATAGGCATGCCGGGGGCGGGTAAAACTACCCTGGGCCGGGGCCTGGCCACGGCCTACCAGCTGCCTTTCCTGGACCTTGATGAAGAAATTGTGCGGCGCGAGCAGCGCAGCGTGTCCGAGATATTCGCCCAGGACGGGGAGGAGTACTTCCGGCAGCGTGAGGCCGATGTGCTGCGCGAGGTAGTGGCCGCCTATCCCTCCCTGGTGCTGGCAACCGGTGGGGGCACTCCCTGCTTTCATCACAACCTGGAAGTGCTGCTTGAAACTGGCCTGACCCTGTACCTGGCCGTGCCCGTGGAGGAACTGGTGCGGCGCCTGCAGGCCGTAGCGGCTTCCCGGCCCCTGCTGGCCAGCCTGCCCGATGCGGCCGGGCTCGAACTGCGCCTGCGCGAAACCTTAGCCGCCCGTCAGCGGTTTTACGACCGCGCGCCGCTGCGCTGCACGGCCCCTACCTGTTCTCTGGAAGCCGTGCAGCAGCTGGTGGCGCGTTACAACGCGCTGGCATAA
- a CDS encoding sterol desaturase family protein — MNTTSEPLETDVKVTAVKTPDAIKPKHKGSARLFENPVLERLTHTHIAAPLSIFFAVAGVSLYYGLSRGLLTGLSAFGLFLGGWLLFTLAEYLMHRFVYHMDTDTPRKAKFQYTMHGVHHEFPKDETRLAMPPILTVFVTSLLFFIFRFTFGNAGFGILAGFVFGYALYLFVHYAIHVYAPPKNFLKFWWHHHAQHHYRQDEIAFGVSTTLWDHIIGTMPEKKR, encoded by the coding sequence ATGAACACTACCTCCGAACCTCTGGAAACCGACGTTAAGGTAACGGCGGTTAAAACGCCCGATGCCATCAAGCCCAAGCACAAAGGCTCGGCCCGCTTGTTTGAAAACCCGGTGCTGGAGCGCCTTACGCACACGCACATTGCGGCGCCGCTTTCCATTTTCTTCGCCGTGGCGGGCGTTAGCCTCTACTACGGGCTGAGCCGGGGGCTGCTGACGGGCCTGTCGGCGTTTGGCTTGTTCCTGGGCGGGTGGCTGCTCTTCACCCTGGCCGAGTACCTGATGCACCGCTTCGTGTATCATATGGACACGGATACGCCCCGCAAGGCCAAGTTTCAGTACACCATGCACGGGGTGCACCACGAGTTCCCCAAGGATGAAACCCGCCTAGCCATGCCCCCCATCCTGACGGTGTTCGTCACGTCGCTGTTGTTTTTCATCTTCCGCTTCACCTTCGGTAACGCGGGCTTTGGTATTCTGGCGGGCTTTGTGTTCGGCTATGCATTGTATCTGTTCGTGCACTACGCCATTCACGTATATGCCCCCCCGAAGAACTTCCTGAAGTTCTGGTGGCACCACCACGCCCAGCACCATTACCGCCAGGATGAAATTGCTTTTGGGGTAAGTACCACGCTCTGGGACCACATCATTGGTACTATGCCGGAGAAAAAACGGTAA
- a CDS encoding T9SS type A sorting domain-containing protein, producing the protein MLKNYLRKGLLVALLTSSVAAKAQYLFKSAAVNGLGPYIQNFDALAGTNATFVSNTTLVGVYARTTFDNPSIPGEYESGVRTYGTVPLSADDGSRGESRDVYGQPDGAAWYHFGAPGSTDRALGGIAATNTSPGIGYVGIRLKNTSGVPIKNLEVQYAMEQWYNSSQTLAAQVSVDYQRSAAAITSLKNGTWTSVPELGVVAPSTSTAIAARDGNAATNRRVLRTTLVGLNLANNEEIMIRWSYVFNTQTNGNGLSIDDVVITPQTNVFYSDLAGDIDKTNSWGTTIGSNGQVGGAKPSNFSAPDQTFYVRGTDGTANRVQQGNAWTVSGQNSKIIVGIPASPAIGSTPAMPAVPATLVVADGNRTVVGTVDVAEGSTLRILRPDATNMTLGALATTSTVEYVGDATIAHTIRPASYGNLVLAGEGSKTLGGDILVNGTLDLGNTAKLTLGAYNVTLTRPDLAADYQGSIRNAGSSAYIVTNGLGALRQTVPNTGLDVLYPIGTATSYTPASLKQSAAQSEDVFAVRVADGTYTQYNANGTGAGTVVAYQNVKKTWHVAEEVAGNSDVTLTLQWNAADATPDFVPAAAHINHYRGGAWDRYISVAPPTTVAPNVYAISRPGITSFSPFGVSSRSPGVLPVQLTSFTAAPVGSVVRCVWQTAAELNNARFVVERSATGQSFQAIGTVAGRGTANTSHHYQFTDATPLAGVNYYRLRQVDTDGTETLSDVAVVTTAGASVAHVTPNPGVSKFRVVVPAGAGSEQGEVLNILGATVAMVGPDGHFELAGQPAGVYLVRVRTPQGVQTARVIKE; encoded by the coding sequence ATGCTAAAAAATTACTTGCGCAAAGGCCTGCTGGTGGCCCTGTTAACCAGCTCCGTGGCTGCCAAGGCCCAGTATTTATTTAAAAGTGCTGCCGTAAACGGGCTGGGCCCCTACATCCAGAACTTCGACGCGCTGGCCGGCACCAACGCCACATTTGTCAGCAACACCACGCTGGTGGGAGTGTACGCCCGCACCACCTTCGACAATCCTTCAATCCCCGGGGAGTACGAATCGGGGGTGCGGACGTATGGAACGGTACCACTAAGCGCCGACGACGGATCGAGAGGCGAGTCGAGGGATGTGTATGGCCAGCCCGATGGGGCGGCGTGGTACCATTTCGGGGCGCCTGGTTCCACCGACCGAGCCCTGGGCGGCATTGCGGCTACCAACACCTCCCCGGGCATCGGCTACGTGGGCATCCGGCTCAAGAACACCTCGGGGGTACCCATCAAGAACCTGGAGGTACAGTATGCCATGGAGCAGTGGTACAACTCCAGCCAGACCTTGGCCGCGCAGGTAAGCGTCGATTATCAGCGCAGCGCCGCCGCCATTACAAGCCTCAAGAACGGAACATGGACTTCGGTGCCCGAACTGGGGGTAGTGGCGCCATCTACTTCTACGGCCATTGCGGCCCGCGACGGTAACGCAGCCACCAACCGCCGGGTGCTGCGAACCACCCTCGTGGGCCTGAACCTAGCTAACAACGAGGAAATCATGATCCGGTGGTCGTACGTGTTCAACACCCAAACCAACGGCAACGGCTTGTCTATTGATGACGTGGTCATCACTCCGCAAACCAACGTGTTTTACTCCGATCTGGCCGGCGACATTGATAAAACCAACAGCTGGGGCACTACCATTGGCAGCAATGGGCAGGTAGGCGGAGCCAAGCCCAGTAACTTTTCTGCCCCCGACCAGACCTTTTACGTGCGCGGCACGGATGGCACCGCCAACCGGGTGCAGCAAGGCAACGCCTGGACCGTGAGTGGTCAGAACTCCAAGATTATCGTGGGTATTCCGGCCTCGCCGGCCATTGGCTCTACCCCGGCCATGCCCGCCGTTCCAGCTACTCTGGTCGTGGCCGATGGGAACCGAACGGTAGTAGGTACCGTGGATGTAGCCGAGGGCTCAACCCTACGTATTCTGCGCCCCGATGCTACCAACATGACCCTGGGGGCTCTGGCCACGACCAGCACAGTGGAGTACGTGGGCGACGCGACCATAGCCCATACCATCCGGCCGGCCAGCTACGGCAACCTGGTGCTTGCGGGGGAGGGTAGCAAAACCCTGGGCGGCGACATTCTGGTGAATGGTACCCTGGACCTGGGCAACACCGCCAAGCTGACCCTGGGAGCCTACAACGTAACCCTTACCCGTCCCGACCTTGCCGCCGATTACCAGGGTAGCATCCGCAATGCCGGTAGCTCGGCCTACATCGTTACCAACGGGCTGGGGGCTTTGCGCCAAACGGTACCCAATACCGGCCTGGATGTACTGTACCCTATCGGAACCGCCACCAGCTATACCCCGGCCAGTCTGAAGCAGTCGGCGGCGCAAAGCGAGGATGTGTTTGCCGTGCGTGTAGCCGATGGTACGTACACCCAGTACAATGCCAACGGCACCGGTGCCGGCACGGTGGTAGCCTACCAGAACGTAAAGAAAACCTGGCATGTGGCGGAAGAGGTAGCCGGCAACTCCGATGTAACCCTGACTCTGCAGTGGAACGCCGCCGATGCTACTCCGGATTTTGTGCCGGCCGCGGCCCATATCAACCACTATAGAGGCGGCGCCTGGGACCGGTACATCTCCGTCGCGCCCCCCACTACCGTGGCCCCGAACGTGTACGCCATCAGCCGTCCGGGCATTACCAGCTTTTCACCTTTCGGTGTTTCCTCCCGCAGCCCCGGGGTGTTGCCGGTACAGCTGACCAGCTTCACGGCCGCGCCGGTGGGCTCTGTGGTCCGCTGCGTGTGGCAAACCGCCGCTGAGCTCAACAACGCGCGGTTTGTGGTAGAGCGCAGCGCAACGGGCCAGTCGTTCCAGGCCATTGGTACCGTAGCCGGCCGTGGCACTGCCAACACCAGCCACCACTACCAGTTCACCGATGCTACCCCCCTGGCAGGGGTCAACTATTACCGGTTGCGCCAGGTAGATACCGATGGCACCGAAACCCTTTCCGACGTAGCGGTGGTAACTACTGCCGGGGCCAGCGTTGCCCACGTAACGCCCAACCCAGGCGTTAGCAAGTTCCGGGTGGTAGTGCCGGCCGGAGCCGGTTCAGAGCAAGGCGAAGTCCTCAACATCCTCGGAGCTACCGTGGCGATGGTTGGGCCTGATGGCCACTTCGAGCTGGCCGGCCAGCCAGCAGGCGTTTATCTGGTGCGCGTCCGCACTCCTCAGGGCGTACAAACGGCTCGGGTTATTAAAGAGTAA
- a CDS encoding response regulator — MPRLSSVLLVDDDTTANFLHKMLIQRAGLTEYLLVAEDGAQALRTLADACQGPDKAQCPQLILLDLNMPVLNGIEFLQAYQHLPSTQRQGIVVLLLTSASVERDLDLLRGLPFNGVIEKPLTAAKLQQLLDQHFPA; from the coding sequence ATGCCTCGCCTATCGAGTGTGCTGCTGGTCGATGATGACACGACCGCCAATTTTCTCCATAAGATGCTGATTCAGCGCGCCGGCCTGACCGAGTACCTGTTGGTGGCCGAGGACGGGGCACAGGCCCTACGCACGCTGGCCGACGCATGCCAGGGGCCGGATAAGGCGCAGTGCCCACAGCTGATTCTACTTGACCTGAACATGCCGGTGCTGAACGGCATTGAGTTTCTTCAGGCCTACCAGCACCTGCCCTCCACCCAGCGGCAGGGCATTGTGGTGCTACTGCTCACCAGCGCCTCCGTTGAGCGGGACCTGGACCTGCTGCGGGGCCTGCCCTTCAACGGCGTAATAGAAAAGCCCCTGACGGCCGCTAAACTCCAACAGCTGCTCGACCAGCATTTTCCGGCCTAG